The Plectropomus leopardus isolate mb chromosome 2, YSFRI_Pleo_2.0, whole genome shotgun sequence genome has a window encoding:
- the tusc2b gene encoding tumor suppressor 2, mitochondrial calcium regulator b, producing MGGSGSKSKGFWPFSGSGSTDDPTKDGNEQSMARVRSFASATPFVFTRRSSMFFDEDGDLAHEFYEETIVTKNGRKKAKLKRIQKNLTPQGIIKLDIPCIHVDFPVVLCEA from the exons aTGGGTGGTAGCGGCTCCAAATCCAAaggattttggcctttttctggCTCAGGTAGTACGGACGATCCAACCAAAGATGGAAACGAGCAGTCAATGGCAAGAGTTCGAAGTTTCGCAAGTGCAACACCTTTTGTGTTTACTAGACGAAG CTCTATGTTCTTTGATGAAGATGGCGACTTGGCCCACGAGTTCTATGAAGAGACAATTGTGACAAAAAATGGACGTAAAAAAGCCAAGCTGAAGAGGATTCAAAAAAACCTAACACCTCAG GGAATTATAAAGCTGGACATCCCTTGCATCCATGTAGATTTCCCAGTTGTCCTCTGTGAAGCCTGA
- the rassf1 gene encoding ras association domain-containing protein 1, with protein MSKCELIELKDLSVNDSIELAAPAARTAPPPVNQPSHFHVVRLVGDSVSIEAPRCQTGEAAVGHDFQSYSYTHLSWCDLCGEFIWGLYKQSLRCANCNYTCHYRCRPFIQLDCSTDGSLLTDQEDFSADSLETDTNVDEQIDWRKQELTVSEIQQKVKEYNAQINSNLYMVVNKDGSYTGFIKVHFQLLRPISLPPRPSLCSSPEEDQQGRRMKRRTSFYLPKDAAKHLHISSQTRVREVIEALLNKFTVVDNPAKFALFERAERQSQVYMRKLSDDECPLFLRLCAGPSEKVMTLVLKENETGEVNWDAFSFPELCNFLRILKREEEEHVRQIVRRYALARDTMKQAMARISTPG; from the exons ATGTCTAAATGTGAGCTGATCGAGCTGAAGGACCTCAGTGTCAATGATTCCATCGAGCTGGCTGCTCCTGCGGCCCGCACAGCCCCGCCGCCTGTAAACCAGCCAAGCCACTTCCACGTCGTCCGTCTGGTCGGAGACAGCGTCAGCATCGAGGCACCCCGGTGTCAGACAGGAGAGGCTGCAGTGGGTCATGACTTCCAATCGTACAGTTACACCCATCTGTCCTGGTGCGACCTGTGTGGAGAATTCATCTGGGGTCTTTATAAGCAAAGTCTGCGCTGCGCCA actGCAATTACACTTGTCACTACCGCTGCCGACCGTTCATCCAGCTGGACTGCAGCACAGATGGAAGTTTGTTAACAGACCAGGAAGATTTCTCCGCCGACTCCCTCGAGACAGACACAAATGTG GACGAACAGATCGACTGGCGGAAACAGGAGTTGACTGTTAGTGAGATTCAGCAGAAGGTGAAGGAGTATAACGCACAGATCAACAGCAATCTCTACATGGTGGTT AATAAAGACGGGTCCTACACTGGTTTCATCAAAGTCCACTTTCAGTTACTCCGTCccatctccctccctccccgtCCGAGCCTGTGCTCGTCACCGGAGGAAGATCAGCAAGGCAGACGGATGAAACGGCGGACATCTTTCTACCTCCCTAAAGATGCAGCCAAGCACCTGCATATAAGCTCCCAAACACGTGTGCGTGAAGTCATCGAGGCACTGCTCAACAAGTTCACGGTGGTGGACAACCCGGCCAAGTTCGCCCTGTTTGAACGTGCTGAGAGACAAAGTCAAG TGTACATGCGTAAACTGTCTGATGATGAGTGTCCCCTCTTCCTGCGCTTGTGTGCCGGCCCCAGTGAAAAAGTCATGACTCTGGTTTTAAAGGAGAATGAAACAGGGGAAGTAAAT TGGGATGCATTTAGTTTTCCCGAGTTGTGCAACTTTCTGCGGATCCTGAAGCGTGAGGAAGAAGAGCATGTGCGGCAGATTGTGAGGCGCTACGCTCTTGCTAGAGACACAATGAAGCAGGCCATGGCGAGGATTTCTACACCTGGATGA
- the hyal2b gene encoding hyaluronidase-2, which translates to MEAVFHPLFLTVGQLPWLLLTLLTSWTVLCSADIKQTRWPLYSQKPVLLAWNAPTQECAPRHGVTLSLDQFDIVASPNEGFVRQNLTIFYKERLGLYPYYERGGTAVNGGLPQLASLTQHYEKMPDGLQKYIREPEAKGLAVIDWEEWRPLWIRNWDIKDIYRSKSREMVAKKNVKWTPEQVGKVAQQEFELSARKFMLETLKLAKNLRPNQLWGFYLFPDCYNHDYRSGLENYTGRCPAVEMARNDQLNWLWMECTALFPSIYIGSVLGSTNYGRLFVRNRVKEAMRLASVGDGLARPVFVYTRPTYMNQMHRLTQTDLVSTIGESVALGAAGVIFWGDTSYASSSASCSHLNKYLQGELGRYLLNVSTAAEQCSKVVCKSHGRCLRKIPDNDVYLHLSPSTHSITSQGGQVKVTGAPGQAELALYRTHFQCQCYSGYRGEACAQKEKGQNRASSVLGTWPLCFLLPLGLLTLLH; encoded by the exons ATGGAGGCTGTATTTCACCCTCTCTTCCTCACAGTTGGCCAGCTGCCCTGGTTGCTTCTGACTCTGTTAACATCGTGGACAGTCCTGTGTTCAGCAGATATAAAGCAGACAAGATGGCCATTATATTCCCAGAAACCAGTTCTTCTCGCCTGGAATGCCCCGACACAGGAGTGTGCCCCGCGACATGGCGTTACTTTATCtttggaccagtttgacattgTGGCATCCCCCAATGAGGGCTTTGTCCGACAGAACCTCACAATTTTCTATAAGGAGCGCCTTGGGTTGTATCCCTATTATGAGCGTGGTGGCACTGCAGTGAATGGAGGCCTTCCACAGCTTGCCAGCCTCACTCAGCACTATGAAAAGATGCCTGACGGTTTGCAAAAATACATACGTGAGCCAGAGGCAAAAGGTTTGGCTGTAATTGACTGGGAGGAGTGGCGCCCATTGTGGATCCGAAATTGGGATATCAAAGATATCTATCGAAGTAAATCCCGTGAAATGGTGGCCAAAAAGAACGTTAAGTGGACCCCAGAACAAGTGGGGAAAGTTGCACAGCAGGAATTTGAGCTATCAGCTCGCAAATTCATGCTGGAGACTCTGAAACTTGCCAAGAATTTGAGGCCAAATCAACTGTGGGGCTTCTACCTGTTTCCAGATTGTTACAACCACGACTACAGGAGTGGCCTGGAGAACTACACAGGCCGCTGTCCTGCTGTGGAGATGGCCCGCAATGATCAGCTCAACTGGCTGTGGATGGAGTGTACGGCCTTGTTCCCGTCTATATACATTGGTTCTGTACTCGGCTCTACAAATTATGGACGCCTCTTTGTCAGAAACAGGGTGAAGGAGGCGATGCGCCTGGCATCTGTCGGGGATGGATTAGCACggcctgtttttgtttacactCGCCCTACCTACATGAATCAGATGCACCGCCTAACTCAG acTGATCTGGTCTCTACCATTGGTGAAAGTGTTGCACTTGGAGCTGCAGGTGTGATCTTCTGGGGGGACACCTCCTACGCAAGCAGCAGC GCCAGCTGCTCCCACCTGAATAAGTATCTCCAGGGCGAGCTCGGTCGGTACCTTCTCAACGTGTCTACAGCAGCAGAACAGTGCAGCAAGGTGGTATGCAAATCTCACGGCCGTTGTCTGCGAAAAATACCAGACAATGACGTGTACCTACATCTCAGCCCCTCGACACACAGCATCACCAGTCAGGGTGGCCAGGTGAAGGTTACAGGCGCGCCTGGCCAAGCCGAGCTGGCTCTTTACCGCACACACTTCCAGTGCCAGTGCTACAGTGGGTACAGGGGTGAGGCCTGTGCTCAGAAAGAAAAAGGGCAGAATAGAGCCTCCTCTGTCTTAGGGACCTGGCCTCTTTGCTTTTTACTCCCACTAG